AGTCCTTAAACATTCCAGCTTGATCAACACCAAATAGTTCAAACTCAACCCTTGGGTCCTGAACAAATCTTCTATTTAATAGATGATTAAAGTAGTACCTAGGTATGGGATCAAAACCTAAAATAAGTTCTGGATCACCCTGTAACATTTTGTACATATAATAGAGATTATTACACCCAATGTCTAGAATACGTTTACCTTTAAAGTTCGGTTTTACAGCCTCTAAAACCCTATCCCACTTCATATTACTTCGCCACTCAGTATCAATATCCACACCAAAGTAGTTCCATGGTCCCTTTCTCCAGGGTTTTAGGTCAATTAGGGTCTTATCTAAGGCTTTTTTACCTTCATCATCTAACTCACTCTCTAATCCTATAGAGACAGACTCCCCAGTAAGGTCTAGAAAGTCAGTTTTTAAATCTGGTAGATTATTAATATTATCCCAGTGGTGTCTATTTGCCTCTATATCTAGGAGTCTAGACTGAACTGCCCTCTCTTTTAATATCTCATCAATTAAAGGTAGTTTTTTACCCCTATATTTCTCTAAATAGTTGTTATTAATATAATCTTTTGACGTCATTTCCTACTTCTTTATACAGATAAATGATGTAAAATTATACCAAGAGAAAAAGGCATCAACACCCTTAAAACCACACTGGGTAAAAAGAGCAGTCTCTTCCTCTAGGGTATAAGGAATTAAAACATTCTCCAAAGCTTCTCTTTTTTGGGAAATCTCTAACTCACTATAACCATTTAATCTTTTCATGTTGTAATATTTATCAATAAAAGTTCTACTAATATCTGTGTTTGTCTGTAAAAGTTTATCACTTACAAGCAAGATCCCATTGTGACGTAGACCATTATAAATCTTTTTAATTATAGCTTCCCTCTTTAGAGGATCGGTAAACTGTAGGGTATAATTCATAATTACAACAGAAGCATCATGTATCTCTTCCTGTAAAAAATCCCCTAAAGATATAGAGACATGATCCTTAGAAGCACCTAAGCTATCTAGTTTAATTCTAGCTTCTTCACACATTGCCTCTGAGTTATCAATACCCTTTATTGTAAAATCAGTTACACCTCTATCTATAAGCCCTTGATAAACTAGGGCTGAAGTTGTTGCAGTACTACAACCTAGATCGTAAATTTTAGAGCCCTCCTGAAAAAAAGTAAGGGATAAGTCAGTTATCATCTTTTGTACTTCCCTATAGAAGGGAATAGATCTCTCTGCCATATCATCAAAAACATGGGCTACTTTTTCATTAAATGTAAATGGAGGGATTTCTCCTAGGGGGTTACTAAAAACCTTATCAATTTTTGCCATCGGAAGAGTATATCATGTTTAATCTAGTAAAAAAAGCCCTTATTG
Above is a genomic segment from Thiospirochaeta perfilievii containing:
- the cmoB gene encoding tRNA 5-methoxyuridine(34)/uridine 5-oxyacetic acid(34) synthase CmoB → MTSKDYINNNYLEKYRGKKLPLIDEILKERAVQSRLLDIEANRHHWDNINNLPDLKTDFLDLTGESVSIGLESELDDEGKKALDKTLIDLKPWRKGPWNYFGVDIDTEWRSNMKWDRVLEAVKPNFKGKRILDIGCNNLYYMYKMLQGDPELILGFDPIPRYYFNHLLNRRFVQDPRVEFELFGVDQAGMFKDFFDYTFFMGILYHRRDPLGSLKSVYDSLKKGGTIVMECSGIAGDEPVALLPEGRYCKAPGYWFLPTWKTIENMLHRTGFTQIKTFYKEPLTMEEQRKTPWIDTNSLEDFLDPNDLTKTVEGYPAPVRIYTTAVKPLKRNKKIYD
- the cmoA gene encoding carboxy-S-adenosyl-L-methionine synthase CmoA, translated to MAKIDKVFSNPLGEIPPFTFNEKVAHVFDDMAERSIPFYREVQKMITDLSLTFFQEGSKIYDLGCSTATTSALVYQGLIDRGVTDFTIKGIDNSEAMCEEARIKLDSLGASKDHVSISLGDFLQEEIHDASVVIMNYTLQFTDPLKREAIIKKIYNGLRHNGILLVSDKLLQTNTDISRTFIDKYYNMKRLNGYSELEISQKREALENVLIPYTLEEETALFTQCGFKGVDAFFSWYNFTSFICIKK